One part of the Treponema peruense genome encodes these proteins:
- a CDS encoding TIGR01212 family radical SAM protein (This family includes YhcC from E. coli K-12, an uncharacterized radical SAM protein.), translated as MEYNSLDSYLKRTFGGKVYKLALSMGATCPNRDGTKGWGGCSFCSAGGSGDFAENTLSVGEQIELAKKRVDSKFPKKNDVPRMYIAYFQSFTSTYISGSLTLHSLRERLMAAALNKCVVAVSVGTRPDCLEPEVMQILTEVNQIKPVWVELGLQTVNEKTAAVFGRGYELGTFTDAYCRLKKAGLYVVVHVILGLPGESEDDMLETVRFLSGLTPVLDGIKFQLLHVLRGTRLACDYEKGLFETMDFEEYCSVLGKCLKLIPKETVVHRITGDGPKRILIAPLWSADKKKVLNSLKKYLLSI; from the coding sequence ATGGAATACAATTCGCTGGATTCTTATCTGAAGCGCACTTTTGGCGGTAAAGTTTACAAACTGGCACTTTCTATGGGAGCAACATGCCCTAACCGTGACGGTACAAAAGGCTGGGGAGGCTGTTCGTTCTGTTCTGCCGGAGGGTCAGGTGATTTTGCCGAAAACACACTTTCTGTTGGAGAGCAGATTGAACTTGCAAAAAAACGTGTCGATTCAAAGTTTCCTAAAAAAAATGATGTTCCGCGGATGTATATTGCATATTTTCAGTCCTTTACGTCGACTTATATAAGCGGTTCTTTGACTTTGCACTCCCTTAGGGAAAGGCTTATGGCGGCGGCTCTTAATAAATGCGTTGTGGCGGTTTCTGTGGGTACGCGCCCTGACTGTCTGGAGCCTGAAGTTATGCAGATTTTAACTGAAGTAAACCAAATAAAGCCTGTCTGGGTTGAACTGGGGCTTCAGACTGTGAATGAAAAAACTGCCGCCGTGTTTGGAAGGGGATATGAGCTTGGGACTTTTACAGACGCTTACTGCCGTCTCAAGAAAGCGGGGCTTTATGTCGTTGTTCATGTGATTCTGGGACTTCCTGGTGAAAGTGAAGACGATATGCTTGAAACGGTGCGCTTTTTGTCTGGCCTGACGCCGGTTCTTGACGGAATAAAATTCCAGCTTCTGCATGTTCTTCGAGGGACAAGGCTTGCGTGTGACTACGAAAAAGGGCTGTTTGAAACTATGGATTTTGAAGAATACTGCTCGGTTTTGGGAAAATGTCTGAAATTGATTCCAAAAGAGACTGTGGTTCACAGGATAACAGGTGACGGCCCCAAACGCATTCTTATTGCACCGCTTTGGAGTGCAGACAAAAAAAAGGTTCTGAATTCACTGAAAAAATATCTTTTATCTATATAG
- the gap gene encoding type I glyceraldehyde-3-phosphate dehydrogenase — protein MVKVAINGFGRIGRLAFRQMFEADGYEVVAINDLTSPKMLAHLLKYDTAQGGFMGRIGEGKHTVSATEDSIIVDGKEIKISAEKDAANCPWAKYDVDVVLECTGFYTSKEKASAHLTAGAKKVVISAPAGNDLPTIVFNVNHKSLTKDDKIISAASCTTNCLAPMAKALNDYAPIQSGIMSTIHAYTGDQMILDGPQRKGDLRRSRAGAQNIVPNSTGAAKAIGLVIPELNGKLIGSAQRVPTPTGSTTLLFAVVKGKDITKEGINAAMKAAATESFGYNEDEIVSSDVIGMRFGSLFDATQTMVSKIDDDTYQVEVVSWYDNENSYTSQMVRTIKYFSENC, from the coding sequence ATGGTTAAAGTTGCTATTAACGGTTTCGGTCGTATCGGCCGCCTCGCTTTCCGTCAGATGTTTGAAGCTGACGGCTATGAAGTAGTCGCTATCAATGATCTTACAAGCCCAAAGATGCTTGCTCACCTTCTTAAATATGATACAGCTCAGGGTGGATTCATGGGCCGCATCGGTGAAGGAAAACACACAGTTTCTGCTACTGAAGATTCAATCATCGTAGACGGAAAAGAAATCAAGATTTCTGCAGAGAAAGATGCTGCAAACTGCCCATGGGCAAAATATGATGTAGACGTTGTTCTTGAGTGCACAGGTTTCTACACATCAAAGGAAAAGGCTTCTGCTCACCTTACAGCCGGTGCAAAGAAAGTTGTAATTTCTGCTCCTGCAGGAAACGACCTTCCTACAATCGTTTTCAACGTAAACCACAAGTCTCTTACAAAGGATGACAAGATTATTTCTGCTGCTTCTTGCACAACAAACTGTCTTGCTCCTATGGCAAAGGCTCTTAACGACTACGCTCCTATCCAGAGCGGTATTATGAGCACAATTCACGCTTACACTGGTGACCAGATGATTCTTGACGGTCCTCAGAGAAAGGGTGACCTCCGCCGCTCACGCGCCGGTGCACAGAACATTGTTCCTAACTCAACAGGTGCTGCAAAGGCTATCGGTCTTGTAATTCCTGAACTCAACGGAAAGCTCATTGGTTCTGCACAGCGTGTTCCTACACCTACAGGATCTACAACTCTTCTCTTTGCTGTTGTTAAGGGAAAGGACATCACTAAGGAAGGAATCAACGCAGCAATGAAGGCTGCCGCAACTGAGTCTTTCGGATACAACGAGGACGAGATTGTTTCTTCTGATGTTATCGGTATGAGATTCGGTTCACTCTTTGATGCTACACAGACTATGGTATCTAAGATTGATGACGATACATACCAGGTTGAAGTTGTTTCTTGGTACGATAACGAGAACAGCTACACATCACAGATGGTAAGAACTATTAAGTACTTCTCAGAGAATTGCTAA
- a CDS encoding helix-turn-helix domain-containing protein gives MRNSRLLPYETIVQAASGEPEAVNTVLQHYRSHIRYVALVNGQIDQDTEDYITQTLLTALFKFRFEG, from the coding sequence ATGAGGAATAGCAGACTTCTCCCCTATGAAACAATCGTACAAGCCGCCAGCGGGGAGCCGGAAGCGGTCAACACCGTATTGCAGCACTACCGCAGCCACATACGATATGTCGCCCTTGTAAACGGACAGATAGACCAAGATACAGAGGACTATATAACCCAAACGCTGCTTACCGCACTTTTCAAGTTTCGTTTTGAGGGATAG
- a CDS encoding RNA polymerase sigma factor, whose product MTCTKDYREHIEYTFHAFCKVVIRNATITAARARSRKYKREISLEYLTEENHYPLSTADKYFQAPVPDEEYTLTLCGDTVIFSNALLVEALSRLDTKKREMVYLSFFQKVPQHEIGRRYGRSRSTAGYHIRKALRQLQAEMKGMAYEE is encoded by the coding sequence ATGACCTGCACAAAAGATTACCGGGAACATATCGAGTATACCTTTCACGCCTTTTGCAAAGTCGTTATCCGCAACGCAACGATTACCGCAGCAAGGGCAAGGAGCAGAAAGTACAAAAGAGAAATATCCCTTGAATACCTCACAGAAGAAAATCACTACCCTTTAAGCACAGCAGATAAGTATTTCCAAGCCCCGGTGCCGGACGAGGAATACACGCTTACCCTTTGCGGCGATACCGTCATTTTCAGTAACGCCTTACTTGTGGAAGCTCTGTCACGGCTGGACACAAAGAAACGGGAAATGGTTTACCTGTCCTTTTTCCAGAAAGTGCCGCAGCATGAAATCGGCAGACGGTACGGGCGCAGCCGCAGCACAGCGGGCTATCATATCCGAAAAGCCCTGCGGCAGCTACAAGCGGAAATGAAGGGAATGGCGTATGAGGAATAG
- a CDS encoding MATE family efflux transporter: MTENPLGYEKISKLLKNFAVPSIVASLVGSIYNIVDQIFIGQGVGYLGNAATNVAYPFSTICLAIALLVGIGSASRVSLCLGRKEPKAAAKAAGNGIVLMGIFGIIYLLVGETFLSLLLKAFGATTDVFPYAKQYASITLIGMPFLIVTNGMSNLIRADGKPKYSMVCMVVGAIINTILDPIFIFVCDWGIAGAAWATVIGQIFSFILALRYLWRFQTIHFEKESFLLDIKESMKICSMGISSSSNQIAVTVIQIIQYNSLTYYGALTKYGTDIPLAACGIVMKTNAIILAIVVGISQGTQPIIGFNYGARQYHRVREAYMLAIKWNLVVSTIAFIAFQFFPQSIISLFGDGDELYFEFAVLFMRTYLFMVLVNGVQLLSSSFFTAIGKALKGALLALTRQTFFLIPLTLLLPLRFGIMGVLLAGPVADFSAFVLSVVLVGIELKKQKNATHISPQ, translated from the coding sequence ATGACTGAAAATCCTCTGGGCTATGAAAAAATTTCAAAGCTGTTGAAAAATTTTGCTGTTCCCAGTATTGTGGCGTCTCTTGTCGGCTCAATCTACAATATTGTGGATCAGATTTTTATTGGTCAAGGGGTCGGTTATCTGGGAAATGCAGCAACCAATGTTGCCTACCCGTTTTCTACCATCTGCCTTGCCATTGCACTACTGGTCGGAATTGGCAGTGCTTCCCGTGTTTCCCTCTGTCTTGGACGCAAAGAGCCGAAAGCTGCCGCCAAAGCAGCGGGAAATGGTATTGTTCTGATGGGAATTTTCGGAATTATTTATTTGCTGGTTGGAGAAACTTTTCTGTCTTTGCTCCTAAAGGCATTTGGGGCAACGACAGATGTATTTCCATATGCAAAGCAGTATGCCAGCATAACATTGATTGGAATGCCGTTTCTCATTGTAACGAATGGTATGAGCAATTTGATTCGAGCAGATGGAAAACCAAAGTATTCAATGGTCTGCATGGTTGTGGGAGCTATTATCAATACCATTCTTGACCCCATTTTTATTTTTGTTTGCGATTGGGGAATTGCCGGCGCAGCTTGGGCAACGGTTATTGGGCAAATTTTTTCTTTCATACTCGCACTCCGTTATCTATGGCGTTTCCAAACAATCCATTTTGAAAAAGAGTCGTTTTTATTGGACATCAAAGAAAGCATGAAAATTTGCAGCATGGGAATAAGCAGCAGCTCAAATCAGATTGCAGTTACCGTGATTCAAATCATTCAGTACAATTCGTTGACTTATTACGGCGCATTAACAAAATATGGAACGGATATTCCCTTGGCAGCTTGCGGAATTGTTATGAAAACAAATGCCATAATCCTTGCGATTGTTGTAGGAATCTCGCAAGGGACACAGCCGATTATCGGTTTCAACTATGGAGCAAGGCAATATCATCGGGTACGGGAGGCTTACATGCTTGCAATAAAGTGGAATCTTGTTGTTTCCACTATTGCTTTTATCGCATTTCAATTTTTCCCGCAATCTATCATTTCACTATTCGGAGACGGGGACGAGCTGTATTTTGAATTTGCTGTTTTGTTCATGCGTACCTATCTTTTCATGGTGTTGGTAAATGGTGTGCAGTTGCTTTCTTCCAGCTTTTTTACCGCAATAGGAAAAGCGTTAAAAGGTGCTCTGTTGGCATTAACAAGGCAGACCTTTTTCTTGATTCCGCTTACCCTGCTGCTCCCGCTTCGTTTTGGAATTATGGGAGTATTGCTAGCGGGACCTGTTGCTGATTTTTCAGCGTTTGTGCTATCTGTTGTACTGGTGGGTATAGAATTAAAAAAACAAAAAAATGCAACACATATTAGTCCACAGTAA
- a CDS encoding MarR family winged helix-turn-helix transcriptional regulator — MRLKKISPAKMLMYDKEASNRKQEIDRQHHTIPNQRKQRPKDKHCGNICWQKIYLRAHAYLCIIRSAWRYISMQLLKWLSITDRFYKIYLDKQLAPYGINNSQYMFLIKICRSPGILQDSLMDMFYVHPSNIVRTVAALEKQGMITRSPNDKDKRTCKLYPTERALSIIDKIQMICEKTEALLLQGMSESEQNLFMDFLIQAGRNITSELHIERKGEEFND; from the coding sequence TTGCGTTTAAAAAAAATAAGCCCTGCTAAAATGCTCATGTACGATAAAGAAGCAAGCAACCGAAAACAAGAGATAGACCGCCAGCACCACACTATTCCGAACCAAAGAAAACAAAGACCAAAAGACAAGCATTGTGGAAATATTTGTTGGCAGAAAATATACTTGCGTGCACACGCATATTTATGTATAATACGTTCTGCTTGGAGGTATATATCTATGCAACTATTAAAATGGCTTTCCATAACAGACCGATTTTACAAAATCTATTTGGACAAGCAACTTGCCCCCTATGGAATCAACAACAGTCAATATATGTTTTTGATTAAAATCTGTCGTTCGCCCGGCATTTTACAGGATTCTTTAATGGATATGTTTTATGTTCATCCGAGCAATATTGTACGGACAGTTGCGGCATTAGAAAAGCAGGGAATGATTACACGTTCTCCCAATGATAAGGATAAGCGGACATGTAAATTGTATCCTACAGAAAGAGCATTGTCTATTATTGACAAGATACAGATGATATGCGAAAAGACAGAAGCTCTTTTATTGCAGGGTATGAGCGAATCCGAGCAGAACCTTTTTATGGATTTCTTAATACAGGCGGGCAGAAATATCACATCGGAACTCCATATAGAGAGAAAGGGGGAGGAGTTCAATGACTGA
- a CDS encoding LamG domain-containing protein — MKKVVGVIVAVTAAFGLLSCASGAKASGGTPFTITEDSGVVGYYSFDEEIVDNEVIDHSGNGLNVYTSALDGSVTVDGKSGKALKLNGEDEYITLDSELLSGDGFTVAAWVKADSWAVWGRVFDFGDTKTDVFVAVDGRTPGTLGMREEGTAAQVNCPLPPVGSWVHVAATFGSGKMALYVNGKLSQELPCPVSVEQLSAGDPLGLYVGRSNWAADPLFHGALDELLVASRSFSAKEIASVYAGIIGSAE, encoded by the coding sequence ATGAAGAAAGTTGTGGGCGTTATTGTTGCTGTTACCGCTGCTTTTGGTTTACTGTCATGTGCTTCCGGGGCAAAGGCTTCCGGTGGAACACCGTTTACTATTACCGAAGATTCAGGTGTAGTGGGATATTATTCTTTTGATGAAGAAATAGTAGACAATGAAGTAATCGATCATTCAGGAAACGGACTGAACGTTTACACATCTGCACTTGACGGATCTGTCACTGTAGACGGAAAATCAGGTAAGGCACTCAAACTTAACGGAGAAGATGAATATATAACCCTTGATTCTGAACTTCTTTCAGGAGACGGATTCACAGTTGCTGCATGGGTTAAGGCTGACTCATGGGCTGTCTGGGGCCGTGTATTTGACTTTGGCGATACAAAGACAGACGTATTTGTTGCTGTCGACGGAAGAACTCCCGGAACACTCGGAATGCGCGAAGAAGGAACAGCTGCCCAGGTAAACTGTCCTCTTCCGCCGGTTGGATCATGGGTTCACGTTGCCGCAACATTTGGCAGCGGGAAAATGGCCCTTTATGTTAACGGAAAACTTTCGCAGGAACTTCCCTGTCCTGTTTCTGTAGAGCAGCTTTCTGCAGGAGACCCGCTCGGACTTTATGTAGGACGTTCAAACTGGGCTGCAGATCCGTTGTTCCACGGTGCACTTGATGAACTTCTTGTAGCATCACGTTCATTCAGCGCAAAAGAAATTGCATCTGTTTACGCGGGAATTATAGGTTCTGCAGAGTAA
- a CDS encoding LamG-like jellyroll fold domain-containing protein, with amino-acid sequence MKKIIIGIVSAASLFALTGCGTTKEAPLLPYTIHEGDGVIGYYTFEEEIVDNEVVDHSGQEMNVYTGALDGSVLVEGKDGQALQFNGEDEYLTIDSELLSGEGVTIAGWVNPSSWKDWARVFDIGDGSQCDVWCGMDFNTKMLRMDVFGAAGNVTILSPLPPTGQWTHIAATFGNGSAALYVNGKLAQKLPCPVKTADIAATATGIYIGRSNWAADPLFNGAMDNVLVANRVFSDVQIAQLALGAVAPEGPAK; translated from the coding sequence ATGAAAAAGATTATTATAGGAATTGTTTCTGCCGCTTCACTTTTTGCACTTACAGGATGCGGTACAACAAAGGAGGCTCCGCTTCTTCCGTATACGATTCACGAAGGTGACGGTGTAATCGGTTACTATACCTTTGAAGAAGAAATAGTTGACAATGAAGTTGTTGATCATTCCGGACAGGAAATGAATGTCTATACCGGTGCTCTTGACGGTTCTGTTCTTGTGGAAGGCAAGGATGGTCAGGCACTTCAGTTTAATGGTGAAGACGAATACCTTACTATTGACAGCGAACTTCTTTCGGGTGAAGGCGTAACAATTGCGGGATGGGTCAATCCTTCTTCATGGAAAGACTGGGCCCGTGTATTTGACATTGGTGACGGAAGCCAGTGCGATGTCTGGTGCGGAATGGACTTTAACACAAAGATGCTGCGCATGGATGTGTTCGGGGCTGCAGGAAACGTAACAATTCTTTCACCGCTGCCACCGACCGGCCAGTGGACACACATTGCAGCAACTTTCGGAAACGGATCTGCTGCTCTTTATGTTAACGGAAAACTTGCCCAGAAACTGCCCTGTCCTGTAAAGACTGCAGATATTGCCGCGACTGCTACAGGTATTTACATAGGACGTTCAAACTGGGCTGCTGATCCTTTGTTCAACGGTGCAATGGACAATGTTCTTGTTGCAAACAGGGTATTCTCTGATGTCCAGATTGCACAGCTTGCACTTGGTGCCGTTGCGCCTGAAGGTCCCGCAAAATAA
- a CDS encoding glycoside hydrolase family 43 protein → MNITDITDEDEKKPLVRQTADPYVYFHKDGYYYFTYSCPEYDRIEIRRAWSVKGLEEARPLTVWRKHADGPMSWHIWAPELHYIDSKWYLYFAAGRAEDPWWIRTWVLENTSQDPFCGEWVEKGMLVPEWDSFMLDTTVFENKGKHFAVWAQKSPEKTENSCLYLAEMSSPYELKFPVTMLTRPEFDWECRGFKVNEGAAVLKRNGKIFITYSASATDATYCMGLLYADENADLTKAQSWTKLEKPVLVTDEAAGIFGPGHNSFTTSRDGKTDYLVYHARPYAEVDLAFALYDPNRHAWVKKIRYDEKGFPVFQ, encoded by the coding sequence ATGAATATCACTGATATTACTGATGAAGATGAGAAAAAACCACTTGTGAGACAGACTGCTGACCCTTATGTTTACTTTCATAAAGACGGGTATTATTATTTTACTTATTCCTGCCCTGAATATGACAGAATAGAAATAAGACGTGCCTGGTCTGTAAAGGGACTCGAGGAGGCCAGACCGCTTACTGTCTGGAGAAAACATGCAGACGGTCCCATGAGCTGGCATATCTGGGCACCGGAACTTCATTATATTGATTCAAAGTGGTATTTGTATTTTGCGGCCGGCCGTGCAGAAGATCCCTGGTGGATAAGAACCTGGGTACTTGAAAATACGTCACAGGATCCTTTCTGCGGTGAATGGGTAGAAAAAGGCATGCTTGTTCCAGAATGGGACTCTTTTATGCTTGATACTACAGTTTTTGAAAACAAAGGAAAACACTTTGCTGTTTGGGCACAAAAATCACCTGAAAAGACAGAAAATTCATGCCTTTATCTGGCAGAAATGTCTTCTCCCTATGAACTTAAATTTCCTGTAACTATGCTTACACGCCCTGAATTTGACTGGGAATGCAGGGGATTTAAGGTTAACGAAGGTGCGGCCGTTTTGAAACGCAACGGAAAAATCTTCATTACATATTCAGCAAGCGCAACTGATGCAACATACTGTATGGGACTTTTGTATGCCGACGAAAATGCAGATCTTACAAAAGCACAATCGTGGACAAAACTTGAAAAGCCTGTTCTGGTGACAGATGAGGCCGCAGGAATCTTTGGACCCGGACACAACAGCTTTACGACAAGCCGCGACGGAAAAACAGATTATCTTGTTTATCATGCCCGCCCTTATGCAGAAGTAGATCTTGCTTTTGCACTGTATGACCCCAACCGTCATGCATGGGTAAAAAAAATCAGGTACGACGAAAAAGGCTTCCCTGTTTTTCAGTAA